The Acidimicrobiia bacterium region GGCAGAACATCACGGTGTCGCACTCGGCGACGAGCGCGGCCGGCGACACGCCGAGCGCGACCGCGGCGTTCCAGATGCGCGCGCCGTCGCAGTGCAGCGGCAGCCCGTGCTGGTGCGCGACCGCCGCGATCGCGCCGACCTCGTCGGCATCCCACGGTCGCCCGTTCGCGGGCATGTGCGTGTTCTCGATCCACACCATCGACACGGCCACGAGGTGGTGCTCCGCACCCGCGATGGCGTACGCGACCTGCTCGGCGGTGATCAGCCCGTCGCCGTCGGCGAGCGGATGCGGCTGCACGCCCGCGTTCCACGCGCCGGCCGCGCCCTCGTAGCGGTAGACGTGCGCGCGCTCGGGCACGAGCACCTCGGTGCCCGGCTTCGCCTGCACCCGCAGCGCGAGCTGGTTCGCCATCGTTCCCGACGGCACGTACAGCGCCGCTTCCTTGCCGAGCAGCGCGGCGGCGAGCGTCTGGAGCCGGTTGACGGTCGGGTCCTCGCCGTACGCGTCGTCGCCGACCTCCGCGCTCGCCATCGCGGCGCGCATCTCGTCGGTCGGGGTCGTGACCGTGTCGCTCCGAAGATCGACGATGTCGGCCGCGGTCATCGTTTCCGCTTCGCAACCGGACGCATGAGCCCTTCCTGGATCACGGTGATCGCGAGGCGACCGTCGCGCGTGTAGATGAAGCCCTCCGCGAGCCCGCGCGCGCCGAACGCCGACGGGCTCTTCTGGTGATAGAGGAGCCACTCGTCGGCGCGGAACGGTCGGTGGAACCACATCGCGTGGTCGAGGCTCGCGATCATGAAGTCATCGTCCTCGTAGTTGATCTGGTGCGCCATCACCGCGGTGTCGAGCAGCGTGAGGTCCGACGCGTACGCGACGACGCACGCGTGCAGCAACGGATCGTCGGGAAGATCGCCGTTGGCGCGGATCCACACGTGCTGCTCGGCCTCGCGCGGCGTCGGGTCGATCCAGCGCGGCGCCTCGACCGCGCGCGAGTCGATCGGGCGTTCGCGCTCGAGCCAGAGCGAGAACTCGTCGCTGAACTTCTCCTTGTGCGGCGCGAGGCGCTCGCGCAGCGTCGGCAGATCCTCCGGCGCGGGCACGGTCGGCATCGTGTACTGGTGATCCGGACCGGGCTCGTCGATGTGGAACGACGCCGCGAGGTTGAAGATCGCGCGCCCGTGCTGGATCGCGACCACCCGGCGCGTGGTGAAGGAGTTGCCGTCGCGGATGCGGTCGACTTCGTAG contains the following coding sequences:
- a CDS encoding GntG family PLP-dependent aldolase, with protein sequence MTAADIVDLRSDTVTTPTDEMRAAMASAEVGDDAYGEDPTVNRLQTLAAALLGKEAALYVPSGTMANQLALRVQAKPGTEVLVPERAHVYRYEGAAGAWNAGVQPHPLADGDGLITAEQVAYAIAGAEHHLVAVSMVWIENTHMPANGRPWDADEVGAIAAVAHQHGLPLHCDGARIWNAAVALGVSPAALVAECDTVMFCLSKGLGAPVGSLLCGRADVITRARAQRQRLGGGMRQAGVIAAAGVVALETMVERLADDHTRARRIADALAERFPGSIDPDSVRTNVVCCPIPALPEHALDRLESAGVLAGTLDPSTYRFVTHKDVDDAGIDRACRAIRSL
- the tesB gene encoding acyl-CoA thioesterase II — encoded protein: MNQSAALKDLVQILELEPLELNLFRGVSPDEERQRVFGGQVAGQALVAAGRTVARGRVHSLHAYFLRPGDPNVPIVYEVDRIRDGNSFTTRRVVAIQHGRAIFNLAASFHIDEPGPDHQYTMPTVPAPEDLPTLRERLAPHKEKFSDEFSLWLERERPIDSRAVEAPRWIDPTPREAEQHVWIRANGDLPDDPLLHACVVAYASDLTLLDTAVMAHQINYEDDDFMIASLDHAMWFHRPFRADEWLLYHQKSPSAFGARGLAEGFIYTRDGRLAITVIQEGLMRPVAKRKR